In Thermococcus stetteri, the following proteins share a genomic window:
- a CDS encoding dolichyl-phosphate-mannose--protein mannosyltransferase, giving the protein MDREKIIRVVFVAVVALTMIGTIWYSYSFASRPDLKDYIGDEVWYVPATRNILHRLGVNVFYVNNGSYGVNVVFSNTSVKMEYISIADWAASLSGAKYRREYMNFPGVYYEIPAENYKGFIKRLESDLPEGSYDVIPGFPYPDKENIHKYLNTEHPFMGKDLIMISMVLLGDKPISWRIPGIIEFALIELVVVLVTYRVSRSYMASLIALLFIAADPTLQATAVTAMLDIHVAFFVALFVLAVVYGRELLSAVLLGLAGATKLSGAFGWPVHLWKCLKSENSFPKFFTKVAIIPGVVFLVPELPAIKAIGFEEWLREFLGSFKWHLSYKGPNPNTSPFWQWFIDYRPFPFHFNPNVFASTDPVLLMGMVVMILALPWVHRKKPRVSEPFFIFWSTVGLFALQYLLGGKTQFSFYATVLVPPAAVSMGVFVNEIIKWEAFKESLGFYTTKIQEVIRSSSRRFMPSENSDQE; this is encoded by the coding sequence GAACGATCTGGTATTCGTACAGCTTTGCCTCGCGTCCAGACTTGAAAGACTACATTGGGGACGAGGTCTGGTACGTTCCTGCGACCAGAAACATCCTTCACAGGCTCGGTGTTAATGTCTTCTACGTCAACAACGGCTCGTATGGAGTGAACGTGGTGTTCTCAAACACGAGTGTTAAGATGGAATACATCAGCATTGCAGACTGGGCGGCATCGCTCAGTGGGGCCAAATATCGGAGGGAGTACATGAACTTCCCTGGAGTGTACTACGAGATCCCAGCCGAGAACTACAAAGGCTTCATCAAGAGACTTGAATCCGATCTCCCAGAGGGAAGCTATGATGTAATCCCCGGGTTCCCCTATCCAGACAAGGAGAACATACACAAATACCTCAATACCGAGCACCCTTTCATGGGAAAAGACCTGATAATGATCTCTATGGTGCTTTTGGGGGATAAACCCATCTCCTGGAGGATTCCTGGGATAATAGAGTTTGCACTCATTGAGCTGGTCGTTGTCCTCGTCACGTATAGAGTAAGCAGGAGCTATATGGCATCCCTAATCGCGCTCCTTTTCATCGCCGCAGACCCAACGCTCCAGGCAACTGCCGTGACGGCAATGCTCGACATCCACGTGGCGTTCTTTGTCGCCCTCTTTGTCCTTGCTGTTGTTTACGGAAGGGAGCTCCTCTCGGCTGTGTTGTTAGGCCTTGCTGGAGCGACAAAACTCAGCGGTGCCTTCGGCTGGCCCGTACACCTGTGGAAGTGCCTGAAGAGCGAGAACTCGTTCCCCAAATTCTTCACAAAGGTCGCCATAATCCCCGGTGTCGTGTTTTTAGTTCCCGAGCTTCCCGCAATAAAAGCAATAGGGTTTGAGGAGTGGCTCAGGGAGTTCCTAGGCAGCTTTAAATGGCACTTGAGCTACAAAGGGCCGAACCCAAACACTTCCCCGTTCTGGCAGTGGTTCATAGACTACCGCCCGTTCCCCTTCCACTTCAACCCCAACGTATTTGCATCAACGGATCCCGTGCTCCTGATGGGAATGGTGGTCATGATCCTAGCTCTCCCCTGGGTCCATCGCAAAAAACCCAGAGTGAGCGAACCTTTCTTTATCTTCTGGAGCACAGTTGGCCTCTTTGCCCTCCAATACCTACTCGGAGGAAAGACCCAGTTTAGCTTTTACGCCACAGTGCTCGTTCCACCGGCCGCAGTTTCGATGGGAGTTTTCGTGAACGAGATAATAAAGTGGGAGGCCTTCAAGGAGTCTCTAGGGTTCTACACAACAAAAATCCAGGAAGTTATCCGGTCTTCATCAAGAAGGTTTATGCCCTCCGAAAATAGCGATCAAGAGTAG